In the Hordeum vulgare subsp. vulgare chromosome 7H, MorexV3_pseudomolecules_assembly, whole genome shotgun sequence genome, one interval contains:
- the LOC123409471 gene encoding (R)-mandelonitrile lyase-like, protein MATTTPSRIPLPLLFAALPFLFAALAAAQPRPFGGPVLACSSAGAPPGYARYVSDATATAAEEEYDYIVVGGGAAGCPLAATLSGPGGGRVLLLERGGAPAEFPALATAGGFVRTLALADPSPESDAPAQAFSSEDGIPNVRARVLGGGTAINAGFYSRAHPGWFHGHGEGAEVPDWDMRLVNASYEWVEQELTFQPEVHGWQAAVRAALLEANVTPWNGFTVEHVTGTKIGATTFDASGRRHSAADLLAFARPGRLHVAVRAAVTRVIINPIDPAARRGRSRPAVAAVGVVYQDRLLQQHHALLRPGGEVILSAGALGSPQLLLLSGVGPANDLTSLGIPVSADVPDVGKHMFDNPRNGISIIPSVPIDHSLIQVVGIPSANGTASYLEAASYIVPVSPMLRPAGPFISPTSPLYVTMATIMEKVPGPLSEGSLWLSSPNPTETPLVRFNYFSRPEDLAQCVVGVRRVAQVLQSRTMDIFRSPVGPASQSRRGRARRDFRIVGATLPLDWSTNNTAVADFCRRTVATLWHYHGGCVVGRVVDKDFRVISTQSLRVVDGSTFSVTPGTNPQATVMMMGRYMGLKMIAERHSRRQVNTSWSNELEE, encoded by the exons atggccaccaccaccccctctcgcatccccctccccctcctcttcgcCGCCCTCCCCTTCCTCttcgccgccctcgccgcggcCCAGCCCCGCCCCTTCGGAG GACCCGTGCTCGCGTGTTCCTCCGCAGGGGCGCCGCCGGGGTACGCGCGGTACGTGTCCGACGCGACGGCGACGGCCGCGGAGGAGGAGTACGACTACATCGTGGTGGGGGGCGGCGCGGCCGGGTGCCCGCTCGCCGCCACGCTCTCGGGCCCCGGCGGGGGCCGCGTGCTGCTGCTCGAGCGCGGCGGCGCGCCCGCCGAGTTCCCCGCGCTCGCCACCGCGGGGGGCTTCGTCAGGACGCTCGCGCTCGCCGACCCCTCCCCCGAGTCCGACGCGCCCGCGCAGGCCTTCAGCTCAGAGGACGGCATCCCCAACGTGCGCGCCCGGGTGCTCGGCGGCGGAACCGCCATCAACGCCGGCTTCTACTCCCGCGCCCACCCCGGCTGGTTCCACGGCCACGGGGAG GGCGCCGAGGTGCCGGATTGGGACATGCGGCTGGTGAATGCGTCGTATGAGTGGGTGGAGCAAGAGCTGACATTCCAGCCGGAGGTGCACGGGTGGCAGGCCGCGGTGAGGGCCGCGCTGCTGGAAGCTAATGTGACGCCATGGAACGGCTTCACGGTGGAACATGTCACTGGCACAAAGATTGGTGCCACCACCTTTGATGCATCGGGACGCCGCCACAGTGCCGCGGACCTGCTGGCTTTCGCCCGCCCTGGCCGTCTCCATGTCGCTGTCCGTGCTGCCGTTACACGCGTCATAATTAACCCTATCGATCCTG CTGCACGCCGTGGAAGGTCACGACCAGCAGTAGCAGCGGTCGGCGTCGTGTACCAGGACCGTCTTCTCCAGCAGCACCATGCCCTGTTGCGTCCAGGTGGGGAGGTCATACTTTCTGCAGGTGCACTAGGAAGTCCACAGCTGCTGCTTCTCAGTGGCGTTGGCCCTGCTAACGATCTTACGTCCCTCGGCATCCCTGTTTCTGCGGATGTCCCTGATGTTGGGAAGCACATGTTCGACAACCCTCGCAATGGCATCTCCATCATCCCATCAGTCCCCATCGACCACTCCCTCATCCAGGTGGTCGGCATCCCTTCTGCCAATGGCACTGCCTCCTACCTCGAGGCTGCGTCATACATTGTTCCCGTTTCTCCCATGCTGCGCCCAGCCGGTCCTTTTATCAGCCCGACTTCGCCACTCTATGTCACCATGGCAACCATCATGGAGAAGGTTCCTGGCCCATTATCCGAGGGCTCGCTCTGGCTATCATCGCCCAATCCCACGGAGACCCCCTTAGTGCGCTTCAACTACTTCAGCCGCCCTGAGGATCTAGCACAATGCGTCGTGGGCGTGCGCCGTGTGGCACAGGTCCTCCAGAGCAGGACGATGGACATATTCCGTTCGCCAGTTGGGCCGGCGAGCCAGAGCAGGAGAGGACGCGCTAGGAGGGACTTCAGGATTGTTGGAGCGACCCTGCCACTCGACTGGAGCACAAACAACACGGCTGTGGCAGATTTCTGCAGGCGGACCGTGGCCACGCTGTGGCATTACCATGGAGGGTGTGTAGTTGGCAGGGTCGTCGACAAGGATTTCAGGGTCATCAGCACGCAGTCTCTTCGCGTGGTGGATGGGTCGACGTTCAGCGTGACTCCCGGGACGAATCCTCAGGCCACGGTGATGATGATGGGCAG gtacaTGGGGCTGAAGATGATCGCGGAGCGGCACAGCAGGAGGCAAGTGAACACATCATGGTCCAACGAACTGGAGGAGTAA